In the genome of Streptomyces violaceoruber, the window GATCTTCGACGACCCGGACGTCATGGAGTTCCACGGCGGGAGGGCGGCGGAGCTGTCCGTCTACGAGGAGCTGACCGCCCGCCAGCGCCGGCACGACGCCGAGCACGGCTTCTGCCTGTGGACCATGGTGGACGAGTCCGGGCAGGTCATAGGGTTCACCGGGGCCCAGCCGTGGCCTGGGGACTGGGGCCCCGAGGGCGAGATCGAGATCGGCTGGCGGCTCGGCCGGGCGCACTGGGGCAAGGGGTACGTCACGGCGGCCGCGCGGCAGACGCTGGAGCGGGTGCGCGATGCGGGTGTGGCGGAAGTGGTCGCGATGGTCAACGCGCGCAACGCCCGGTCCATCGCGGTCACGGAGCGGCTGGGCATGCGGCTCGCCGAGGTCTTCACGATCCCGTCCTCCGAGCAGCGGGGGCACTGCTACCGCCTCGACCTGCACCAGCAGCGGACTCCTGGCATGACTCAGGGTAACCGGTTGTCACAGTCAGCCACTTGACGCTTCCGGGCGGTGCGCGGCGGCGCTACCCTGCCGGGTACCGCTGGGGGTGACGTCCGTGCGACCGGTGTCCGAGAAGCCCGATGTCCGCGTACCGCGCCTGGTCGGCCTCATGGCCGTGGACGCGTACGAGACCGCCCGCGTCCAGGGCCTGTTCCTGTACGCGCCGGACCGGCCCGATCTCCGGACCGCCGCCGTCGACCACGTCGCACGCCAGTATCCGCGGCCCGGCGCACAGGTGCCGCGCGAGTCCGTGGTGTACGTGTGGTTCGACTTCGGCGAGGGTGAGGGCGGCGGGGGCATCCGCGAGCCGCGCGGGCCCCGTCCTCCGCTGGGCGGGCTCCGCCGTGAGCTGGCGGAGCCGGGGGAACCGCCGTCCTACTGCGCCGCGCTCAGCTCGCCTTGAAGCCGCGGTGCAGCGTCACCACGCCGCCCGTCAGGTTGCGCCACGCGACCCTGGACCAGCCGGCCCTGCCCAGCCGCCCGGCGAGCGCCGGCTGGTCGGGCCAGGCCCGGATGGACTCGGCGAGATAGACGTACGCGTCGGGGTTGGACGACACCGCGCGGGCCACCGGCGGCAGGGCGCGCATCAGGTACTCGGTGTAGACGGTGCGGAACGGCGCCCAGGTCGGGTGCGAGAACTCGCAGATGACGACCCGGCCGCCGGGCCGCGTCACCCGGTACATCTCGCGCAGCGCGGCGTCCGTGTCCTGGACGTTGCGCAGCCCGAAGGAGATGGTGACGGCGTCGAAGACGTCGTCCTTGAACGGCAGCCGCGTCGCGTCGCCCGCGGTGAACGGCAGCCAGGAGTGCCGTTCCTTGCCGACCTGGAGCATGCCCTGGGAGAAGTCGCAGGGGACGACGTAGGCGCCGGTGCGGGCGAAGGGGAGGGACGACGTCGCCGTGCCGGCCGCCAGGTCCAGGACCTTCTGCGCCGGGCGGGCGTCGACGGCTCTGGCGACCGCCTTGCGCCACGCCCGGTCCTGGCCGAGCGAGAGCACGGCGTTCGTCAGGTCGTACCGTTCCGCGACGTGGTCGAACATCGAGGCGACTTCGTGCGGCTGCTTGTTCAGGGAAGCGCGGGTCACGGGCCCATTGTTGCAGCACCCGCCCCTGCCGCCGCCGACGGGCTCACGGCAGCAGACGGGGCCGCTTCCGCGCGGCGACGTCCTCCACCCACCCGAACAGCAGCACGAACACCGCAATCAGGACCCACCCGACGCCCAGCAGGAACCACTGGCTCTCCAACGGCAGGTACGCCTCGAAGGCGGGCACGTCCCAGAGCCGGTCGATCAGCGGCACGGCCAGGACGAGGGCCAGCTCGTGCCAGAGGTAGACGGTCACCGCGCGGGCGTTGAACACCGTGACCAGCCGGTCCAGCCGCCGCAGCCGGGCCAGTCCCGAGAGGCCGACCCCGAGCCGCGCCTTGGAGTACATCAGCAGCGTCACGAACCCGGCCGACCAGAAGGCCTGCGCGAGCGGGATGTCGTCGAGGTCGTAGGTGCCGTACTCGGCCCGGTGCGTGAAGGCGTACCAGGCACCGCAGGCGAGGGCCGCGAGCGACAGGACGACGACCGCGGCCGGCTTCAGCCGTCCCAGCACGCCGTCGCGGTGGGCGAAGCCGAGGATCCAGCAGAAGAGGTACGTGGCGAGGTCGAGCAGCCCGGTCCCGAACCGGTTCTCGGGCGGCTGCCAGAGGAACTGGAACGCCACGGCCGGGGCGAGGGACAGCAGCAGCACCGGCACGGGCGCGAGCCGGAAGACCCGCAGCAGCAACGGGGAGAGCAGCACGAACCACAGATACGTCCTGAGGTACCAGAGGATCTCCCAGGCCTGTTCGCCCCACGCGCTGCCCGGCGGGTCGCCGAGCGGCACGACCCAGTAGACGATCTGCCACCCCGGCATCCAGCCGCGCGCCAGCATCGCGCCCACCACGAACAGGCCCCAGCACCAGAACGGCGGCAGCAGGCGGCGCAGCCGGTTCCTGAACACCGTGGCGGCGGGACGCCGCAGCGAGCGGGCCATCAGGGTGCCGCCCAGGCCGAACATGATCCCCATGGACGGGAGGACCAGCCCGGCCCAGGGCCAGCCGAAGGCGTGGTAGGCGACGACCCGGACGAGGGCGAGGGCACGCAGGGTGTCGAAGTAGCGGTCCCGCACCACCGGGGCGGCACCCTCCTCACCCCGCGCGGCGCGCACGGCGCCCCTGCTGTGCGCCCCCATCAGCCGGTCCCCGCCGGCGTCCCCACCTCGCCGGTCCGTTTCAGTTTCTGCCAGCGCAGCCGCCCGCCGGTCAGGGCGGTGACGCAGGAGTGGATGAGGACGAGGTACATCATCTGCCGGTACGCCAGCTGCTGGAGCGGCATCATCAGCAGGTACCGGTACTTCTCCCGGTCCAGCCGGAAGGCGTACGCCGCGCACACCAGCTGCACGCCCAGCACCGCGAGCCACGCGAGGAGCGCCGCGCGGAAGTCGACGAACAGCATCGAGTAGACGGTGAACACGTCGATGAGCGGGGCGAAGACCGGCGTGACCACCTGGAAGAGCACCACCAGCGGCATCCCGACCCGCCCGAAGCGGCCCGAGGGGCCCTTGTCCGTCAGCGACCGGCGGTGCTTCCACAGCGCCTGCATCGTGCCGTACGACCAGCGGTAGCGCTGCGACCAGAGCTGGCCGAGCGACCCCGGCGCCTCCGTCCAGGCGCGGGCGTGCTCCTCGTAGACCACCCGCCACCCAGCGCGGTGCAGGGCGATGGTGATGTCGGTGTCCTCGGCGAGGGTGTCGTCGCTCATGCCGCCTGCCTGGAGGACCGCCTCGCGCCGGAACGCGCCGATCGCGCCGGGGATGGTCGGCATGCAGCGCAGCAGGTCGTACATGCGCCGGTCGAGGTTGAAGCCCATCACGTACTCGATGTGCTGCCAGGCGCCGATGAGGGTGCGCCGGTTGCCGACCTTGGCGTTGCCCGCGACCGCGCCGACGGAGGGGTCGGCGAAGGGCTGCACCAGGTGCCGTACGGTGTCGGGCTCGAAGACGGTGTCGCCGTCCATCATCACGACGATGTCGTACCGGGCGTGCCGGACGCCGTTGTTGAGGGCGGCGGGCTTGCCCGCGTTGGCCTGTCGCACGACCCGGACGCCGGGCAGTCCGAGGGACTCGGCGATGTCCGCCGTGCCGTCCGTCGAACCGTCGTCCACGACGATGATCTCGACGGGGTGGGTACTGCGCGCCAGCGATCTCAGGGTCGCCTCGATGCACTCCTTCTCGTTGTACGCCGGGACGATCACGCTCACCGGCCCGGTGACGGGCGGACCCCAGCTGAAGCGGCGTCTGTTGCGCTGCCGGTAGTGGCGGCGGGCGAGGACCAGCATCATCGCGAAGCGGCCCATGACGGCCACGCCCACGACGACGAGCCCGACCGACAGCGCGGGGACCGTCCACTCGGCGACGGCGACGGCCGCGATCAGCGCCTTGCCCTCGTAGAGGGTGGCGCCGGTGGCGCGGTGATGGGCGGCCTGGAGGCCGCCTCCCTGCTGCTGCGACTGCTGTGGCTGATGTGACTGCTGATCGGCCATGACACCGCTGACCGTGGTGAAGGTGTACCCCTTCGCCTTCATCCTCTCGATGTACTTCGGCAACGCCTCGATCGTCTGCGACCGCTCGCCCCCGGCGTCGTGGAAGAGGACGGAGGCCCCCTCGTCGTCCTCCGGCGTGGCCCACTCGACGATCTTCGAGACGCCGGGCCGTTTCCAGTCGTCGCTGTCGGTGTCGATGAAGACGCTGGTGTAGCCGTCCGCGCCGAGGCTCTCGTAGACGGGCCAGCTGTAGTTGTCGATGGCGTCCGTCTGGGAGGAGTACGGCGCCCGGAACAGCGTGCTGGTGATGCCGGCCGCGCCCGCCAGGGCGAGCTGGGTCTGCTCGATCTCGCGGGTGACGCGGGCCTGGCTCTGGTAGGAGAGGTCGACGTGGGTGAAGGTGTGGACGCCTACCTCGTTGCCCTGCTCGACCATGTCCCGCGCGATCCCCGGGTGGCGCGAGACCATCGAGCCGACCAGGAAGAACGTGCCGGGCACGTCGTACTTCTCCAGGATGTCCAGCACCTGGGGCGTCCAGGTGAGGTCGGGGCCGTCGTCGAAGGTCAGCACGATCGTCTTGTCAGGGACGGAGACGGTGGTGGCCTGTCCGCCGGGGAAGGACAGGATCGGTCCGCCGTCGAGCACGTCGTCGGGGACGTCGCTCGCCGAGGCCCCGGTGCGTACGCGCTGGTCGCCGCCGACCTCCGCGCGCAGATAGCCGTCGAGGAGCATCACGCAGGTCAGCGCGAGCAGGAGGAGCAGGGCGAGCAGGACGCGCGGGCGTTGCAGCGCGGCGGCCCGGCCGGCGGCCCGTTCCATCCGGGAGGGGGCACGACGGCGGCCCCGCGCGGGCGGGGTGGGGGGTGAGGTGGGCGTGGTCATGAGCGTGGGGCGTCCGGTCAGTCGGTGGGGGCGGTGGAGGGAGCGGCTGAGGAAGCCGTGGCGGGAGCGGTGCCGGGGACCGCGCTGGGAGAGGCGGAGGGCGCGGGGCTCGGCGGCACGCCCGTGGGCGCGACGCCACCCTGCGGACGCGTACCGCCGCCGGGACCCGGGCCGCCCTCGGGTCCACCACCTCCGCCGACGCCGAAGGGCAGCAGCGAGGACGGGTTGACCGAGATACCGACGCCCATGAAGGCCAGGCCCAGGACGGCCGTGTAGCCGACGCACACGGCTCCCACCAGCAGACCCAGCCGGCGCAGCAGCCGGGCCCGGCGTCCGGTGCTGTCGACGAACACGGGCCCCTCGGCGGGCGCGATGCCGCGTTTGCGACGACGACCGCGCGTGGCGGCTCGGGAGGCGGTGACAGGCTCGGATCGCATGCCCCGGACGTTAGGGAGCCTTGCCTGTCGCGAACTGGCAGTTCCTTGAGAGGTCCCGGTGAAAAGCGGCCATTCCTGTCCGTTTCCTGGGAGATGACGCCGAACAGTGCCCTTTCCTCAGCGAAGGCCCAGGTAGGCGTGGCACCTTCACTGGTCCGACGACGACATTGGACAAGAACGGGAGAGTGCGCTCATGAGGGTTCACCGGACCGCGACAGCCGGGTGCGCCCTGTTGTTCGCCCTGGTCACCGCGGGTTGCGCCGGACAGGACGACGGCACGGCCGACGCGGCCCCCGCATCGCCGTCGGCACCGTCCGAGCCGACCACCGCCTACGCCCCCTACGTCAGTGCCACCACCGCGTCCGCCACCGACACGGCGGGCTCCCCCACGACGTACAACCTGGCGTTCGCCATCTCGTCCGGCGACGACTGCGTCCCCCGCTGGAACGGCGTCCAGGACATCGACGACGCCTCCGTCGCCTCCCGCGTCGAGAAGCTGAGGGAGTCCGGCGCCACCGTTCGCGTCTCCTTCGGCGGCGCCTCCGGCACGGAGCTGGCGGCGGCCTGCGGCAGCGCCTCCGCACTGGCGGCGGCGTACGGCACCGCCCTCGACGCGGCCGGTTCGACGCGGGCGGACTTCGACATCGAGGGCGACGCGCTGACCGACGCCGGCTCCGTCGCGCTGCGCTCGGAGGCGATCGCGCTGCTCCAGGAGCAACGGGACGGCCTGGAGGTCTCCTTCACCCTCCCGGTGATGCCCACGGGCCTGGACACCGACGGCCTGGCGCTGCTGGCGTCGGCCAACGACCACGGCGTACAGGTCTCCGCGGTCAACCTCATGACCATGAACTACGGCGAGTCGTACACCGCCGACATGGGCGACTACGCCCTCGCCTCGGCGAAGGCCGCGCACACCCAGCTGAAGAAGGTCTTCGGCACGTCCGACGCGGACGCCTGGCGGGGCATGGCGCTCACCTCGATGCTCGGCGTCAACGACGTCGCCGGTGAGACCTTCACGCTCGCGGACGCCGCCGAGGTCCGTGCCTTCGCCGAGGAGAAGGGCATCGCCTGGGTGTCGATGTGGGCGGCGTTCCGGGACGTGCAATGCACCGAGGACGCTTCGGCCACCGACGCGCTCACCACGTGCAGCGGCGTGGCGCAGGAGGAGGGGGCGTTCGGGACGGCGTTCGGCGCGTAGGCGGGACGTCGGACGAGCCCCGCGGGGCCGCGCGGTCAGCGCCCCCGGTACACCAGACGGCCGCCCACGACGGTGGCCACGCACGTGGACGCGCCCTCCCGCACGAGCGCGGCCCGGTCGGGTACGTCGAACACCGCGAACCGGGCGGGCTTCCCGGCAGCGAGTGCGGGCAGCAGCACCAGCGGCACCGGCGAGAGAGACGCGGGTCCGGGCAGGGTGGCCGGGCGCCCCGCCAGGGCGAGCCCCGCTCCGCGCACCGCGTCCAGGGCCGCGCGCCCCCGAAGCTCGCCGGCGACGGCGACCGTTCCGTGCGCCAGCATGCGCTGCACCCCTCGGCGAGCGCTGGCGCCCCGCGCGGACGCCTGCGCACCGAGGAGGGCGAGCGCGCGCTGCCCGAAGATCGGCTCGGTGCCCAGCCGGTCCGCTTCGCGCGGGTCGGGGTGGTACGCCTGCTCCAGCAGTTCCGGGCCGTACGGGTTGAGCAGTCCGGGCGTCAGGATGCCGGGCCACCGGCGCACCCGCGCCCGCGGGTGGTCGGCGGCCAGCGCCTCGTACGGGCCGACGGCGGCGAGCCGCGCACCGTCGACCACGACGGTCGCCTCGGGCGAGGCCTCACAGACGTGGATCGTCAGCACGGCGGCCTCAGTTGGGGGCGAGCAGCTTCAGCTCGGGGTGGGCCGTGCCGCCCTCGATCGCCGTGGAGGAGATGTGGGAGACGACGCGCTCGTCGACGGGGTCGTTCGCCGGGTCGTCGTGCACGACGAGGTGCTCGTACGTCGTGGCCCGCTGCGCCGGGACCCGCCCCGCCTTCCTGATGAGATCGATGATCTCCAGCCGGTTGGACCGGTGCTTGGCGCCCGCGGAGGAGACGACGTTCTCCTCCAGCATGATCGAGCCGAGGTCGTCCGCGCCGTAGTGCAGGGAGAGCTGGCCGACCTCCTTGCCGGTGGTCAGCCAGGAGCCCTGGATGTGGGCGACGTTGTCGAGGAACACGCGGGCGATGGCGATCATCCGCAGGTACTCGAAGAGCGTGGCCTGCGTGCGGCCCTTCAGGTGGTTGTTCTCGGGCTGGTAGGTGTACGGGATGAAGGCGCGGAAGCCGCCGGTGCGGTCCTGCACGTCCCGGATCATCCGCAGGTGCTCGATGCGCTCGGCGTTGGTCTCGCCGGTGCCCATCAGCATCGTGGACGTCGACTCGACGCCCAGCCCGTGCGCGATCTCCATGATCTCCAGCCAGCGTTCGCCGGACTCCTTCAGCGGCGCGATGGCCTTGCGCGGCCGCTCGGGCAGCAGCTCCGCACCGGCACCGGCGAACGAGTCGAGTCCGGCGGCGTGGATGCGCCGGATCGCCTCCTCGACCGACACCTTCGAGATCCGCGCCATGTGCTCGACCTCGCTCGCCCCCAGGCTGTGGATGACGAGCTGCGGGAACTCCTTCTTGATGGCGGCGAAGTGCTCCTCGTAGTACTCGACGCCGTAGTCCGGGTGGTGGCCGCCCTGAAACATGATCTGCGTGCCGCCCAGCTCGACCGTCTCCGCGCAGCGGCGCAGGATGTCGTCGAGGTCGCGGCTCCAGCCCTTCTTGGTGTCCTTGGGGGCCGCGTAGAAGGCGCAGAACTTGCACGCCGTGACGCACACGTTCGTGTAGTTGATGTTGCGCTCGATGATGTACGTCGCGATGTGCTCGGTGCCGGCGTACCGGCGCCTGCGTACGGCGTCGGCGGCGGCGCCCAGCGCGTGCAGCGGGGCGTCGCGATAGAGGTCGAGCGCCTCTTCGGGGGTGATCCGCCCACCGGCGGCGGCGCGGTCGAGGATGGGCTGAAGGTCGGCCTTCTCGGTCACCGGCGTCCCTTTCGCAAGGTTCGTAAGGGTTGTGGACGGACCCGCCCAGCGTACGCCAGGCGTTTCGCCCGCTCGTGCTCAGGCCGCGTATGCCCCGGCC includes:
- a CDS encoding GNAT family N-acetyltransferase, with translation MKRPLPVVRLRVPTDEDAVAWHRIFDDPDVMEFHGGRAAELSVYEELTARQRRHDAEHGFCLWTMVDESGQVIGFTGAQPWPGDWGPEGEIEIGWRLGRAHWGKGYVTAAARQTLERVRDAGVAEVVAMVNARNARSIAVTERLGMRLAEVFTIPSSEQRGHCYRLDLHQQRTPGMTQGNRLSQSAT
- a CDS encoding PASTA domain-containing protein, whose protein sequence is MRPVSEKPDVRVPRLVGLMAVDAYETARVQGLFLYAPDRPDLRTAAVDHVARQYPRPGAQVPRESVVYVWFDFGEGEGGGGIREPRGPRPPLGGLRRELAEPGEPPSYCAALSSP
- a CDS encoding demethylmenaquinone methyltransferase: MTRASLNKQPHEVASMFDHVAERYDLTNAVLSLGQDRAWRKAVARAVDARPAQKVLDLAAGTATSSLPFARTGAYVVPCDFSQGMLQVGKERHSWLPFTAGDATRLPFKDDVFDAVTISFGLRNVQDTDAALREMYRVTRPGGRVVICEFSHPTWAPFRTVYTEYLMRALPPVARAVSSNPDAYVYLAESIRAWPDQPALAGRLGRAGWSRVAWRNLTGGVVTLHRGFKAS
- a CDS encoding acyltransferase family protein translates to MGAHSRGAVRAARGEEGAAPVVRDRYFDTLRALALVRVVAYHAFGWPWAGLVLPSMGIMFGLGGTLMARSLRRPAATVFRNRLRRLLPPFWCWGLFVVGAMLARGWMPGWQIVYWVVPLGDPPGSAWGEQAWEILWYLRTYLWFVLLSPLLLRVFRLAPVPVLLLSLAPAVAFQFLWQPPENRFGTGLLDLATYLFCWILGFAHRDGVLGRLKPAAVVVLSLAALACGAWYAFTHRAEYGTYDLDDIPLAQAFWSAGFVTLLMYSKARLGVGLSGLARLRRLDRLVTVFNARAVTVYLWHELALVLAVPLIDRLWDVPAFEAYLPLESQWFLLGVGWVLIAVFVLLFGWVEDVAARKRPRLLP
- a CDS encoding bifunctional polysaccharide deacetylase/glycosyltransferase family 2 protein, with amino-acid sequence MTTPTSPPTPPARGRRRAPSRMERAAGRAAALQRPRVLLALLLLLALTCVMLLDGYLRAEVGGDQRVRTGASASDVPDDVLDGGPILSFPGGQATTVSVPDKTIVLTFDDGPDLTWTPQVLDILEKYDVPGTFFLVGSMVSRHPGIARDMVEQGNEVGVHTFTHVDLSYQSQARVTREIEQTQLALAGAAGITSTLFRAPYSSQTDAIDNYSWPVYESLGADGYTSVFIDTDSDDWKRPGVSKIVEWATPEDDEGASVLFHDAGGERSQTIEALPKYIERMKAKGYTFTTVSGVMADQQSHQPQQSQQQGGGLQAAHHRATGATLYEGKALIAAVAVAEWTVPALSVGLVVVGVAVMGRFAMMLVLARRHYRQRNRRRFSWGPPVTGPVSVIVPAYNEKECIEATLRSLARSTHPVEIIVVDDGSTDGTADIAESLGLPGVRVVRQANAGKPAALNNGVRHARYDIVVMMDGDTVFEPDTVRHLVQPFADPSVGAVAGNAKVGNRRTLIGAWQHIEYVMGFNLDRRMYDLLRCMPTIPGAIGAFRREAVLQAGGMSDDTLAEDTDITIALHRAGWRVVYEEHARAWTEAPGSLGQLWSQRYRWSYGTMQALWKHRRSLTDKGPSGRFGRVGMPLVVLFQVVTPVFAPLIDVFTVYSMLFVDFRAALLAWLAVLGVQLVCAAYAFRLDREKYRYLLMMPLQQLAYRQMMYLVLIHSCVTALTGGRLRWQKLKRTGEVGTPAGTG
- a CDS encoding chitinase is translated as MRVHRTATAGCALLFALVTAGCAGQDDGTADAAPASPSAPSEPTTAYAPYVSATTASATDTAGSPTTYNLAFAISSGDDCVPRWNGVQDIDDASVASRVEKLRESGATVRVSFGGASGTELAAACGSASALAAAYGTALDAAGSTRADFDIEGDALTDAGSVALRSEAIALLQEQRDGLEVSFTLPVMPTGLDTDGLALLASANDHGVQVSAVNLMTMNYGESYTADMGDYALASAKAAHTQLKKVFGTSDADAWRGMALTSMLGVNDVAGETFTLADAAEVRAFAEEKGIAWVSMWAAFRDVQCTEDASATDALTTCSGVAQEEGAFGTAFGA
- the mqnC gene encoding cyclic dehypoxanthinyl futalosine synthase, with the translated sequence MTEKADLQPILDRAAAGGRITPEEALDLYRDAPLHALGAAADAVRRRRYAGTEHIATYIIERNINYTNVCVTACKFCAFYAAPKDTKKGWSRDLDDILRRCAETVELGGTQIMFQGGHHPDYGVEYYEEHFAAIKKEFPQLVIHSLGASEVEHMARISKVSVEEAIRRIHAAGLDSFAGAGAELLPERPRKAIAPLKESGERWLEIMEIAHGLGVESTSTMLMGTGETNAERIEHLRMIRDVQDRTGGFRAFIPYTYQPENNHLKGRTQATLFEYLRMIAIARVFLDNVAHIQGSWLTTGKEVGQLSLHYGADDLGSIMLEENVVSSAGAKHRSNRLEIIDLIRKAGRVPAQRATTYEHLVVHDDPANDPVDERVVSHISSTAIEGGTAHPELKLLAPN